One Nitrosopumilus piranensis genomic region harbors:
- a CDS encoding ferredoxin--NADP reductase gives MVVDNKATITYVQLLKEDLVIIRLVPKEGSVPEYKAGQFITLGLPNPVEGGKIVRRAYSIASHPENREYIELVIRWVRKPLPGRLTTQLFNAKEGDEILWLKPTGRALLINEELPNGEKDNRRIVCIGGGTGLAPFVSFAQHLHDSGDKREIVVLHGASYVDELSYKDLLTELENESIRRGKDEWNFKYRAAISRPQEWFNRSWAGQVGRVETFLRPRDNGMSPLEELIGDKVTKENTIFYVCGWQGTIDGVMDFLKPKGFVTEHDKREDGSFEVKYESYG, from the coding sequence ATGGTAGTAGATAACAAAGCAACTATCACATATGTTCAATTATTAAAAGAAGATCTAGTAATTATTAGATTAGTTCCAAAAGAGGGGTCAGTCCCAGAATACAAAGCTGGTCAATTCATTACATTAGGATTACCAAATCCGGTAGAGGGTGGAAAGATTGTAAGAAGAGCATATTCGATTGCATCTCATCCAGAAAATAGGGAATACATTGAGCTTGTAATTAGATGGGTTAGGAAACCACTTCCAGGAAGATTAACCACACAATTGTTTAATGCAAAAGAGGGAGATGAAATTCTTTGGCTAAAACCAACGGGTAGAGCATTATTGATTAATGAAGAACTTCCAAACGGAGAAAAAGACAATAGGAGAATTGTCTGCATAGGAGGAGGAACAGGTCTTGCACCTTTTGTGAGTTTTGCACAACATCTACATGATTCAGGAGATAAACGAGAAATTGTTGTTTTACATGGTGCCAGTTATGTGGATGAATTGAGTTACAAAGATCTGTTAACTGAACTAGAAAATGAGAGTATTAGAAGAGGTAAAGACGAATGGAACTTCAAATACAGAGCAGCAATCAGTAGGCCTCAAGAATGGTTTAACAGATCATGGGCAGGTCAAGTTGGAAGAGTTGAAACATTTCTAAGACCAAGAGATAATGGAATGTCACCATTAGAAGAATTGATTGGAGATAAGGTTACGAAAGAAAATACAATTTTCTATGTTTGTGGTTGGCAAGGTACCATTGACGGTGTTATGGATTTCTTAAAGCCAAAAGGCTTTGTTACTGAACATGATAAACGTGAAGACGGAAGTTTTGAAGTCAAGTACGAATCATACGGATAG
- a CDS encoding HEAT repeat domain-containing protein has translation MENISKVLESGSSKEKIKILETLNETDNPKILEKIISKLDDDDIQVRGEAFSSLVLNKNKIAGFLIKSLNSSSKNIRGFVSLVLANRNETSAIPNIKKLVKDERSMVRSCAIGALGYLKYKDAQEIFLNSVLDDNLEVRKSALQAIINLKISISEEKINEISKDGDSEILKMLLELKKK, from the coding sequence TTGGAAAATATTTCAAAAGTTTTAGAATCTGGGAGCAGTAAAGAAAAAATCAAAATTTTAGAAACTTTGAATGAAACAGACAATCCTAAAATTTTAGAGAAAATTATTTCAAAATTAGATGATGACGATATTCAAGTGAGAGGAGAAGCATTTAGTTCGCTTGTATTAAATAAAAACAAGATAGCAGGTTTTTTAATTAAAAGTCTAAATTCATCCAGTAAAAATATTCGAGGATTTGTATCTTTAGTTTTAGCAAATAGAAATGAAACATCAGCAATTCCAAATATAAAAAAACTTGTAAAGGATGAACGTTCCATGGTTAGATCTTGTGCAATTGGCGCACTAGGATATCTAAAATACAAAGATGCCCAAGAAATTTTTCTAAATTCAGTTCTAGATGACAATCTTGAAGTTAGAAAAAGTGCATTACAAGCAATAATTAATCTAAAAATATCAATTTCAGAAGAAAAAATTAATGAGATCTCCAAAGATGGAGATTCTGAAATATTAAAAATGCTTTTGGAATTAAAAAAGAAATAG
- a CDS encoding DNA-binding protein: protein MSTEARDTIFIGKKPLMAYVTSTLIQLANLPSVNIKARGLSIGRAVDVAQIIARKTENAGYSIGEIKIGSESLESQDGRTRNVSTIEIEVKRNQA from the coding sequence ATGTCAACCGAAGCCAGAGACACCATATTCATTGGTAAGAAACCATTGATGGCATATGTTACATCAACGCTAATTCAATTGGCAAACTTACCATCCGTCAACATCAAAGCTAGAGGACTCAGCATAGGACGTGCTGTAGATGTAGCTCAAATCATTGCACGAAAAACTGAAAATGCAGGATACTCTATCGGAGAAATCAAAATAGGCTCAGAATCATTAGAGTCACAAGACGGCAGAACCCGAAACGTTTCAACCATAGAAATTGAAGTAAAGAGAAATCAGGCATAA
- a CDS encoding isocitrate lyase/PEP mutase family protein, whose protein sequence is MLKDNKPLVIPGVYDAIGAKIAEKVGFDVMFQTGYGTSATLFGMPDYGFIGATETVDNARRICRAVKVPVIVDSDTGYGNALSVWKLVKELESAGASGIFLEDQRWPKRCGHMQGKEVVSQEEYTEKLSAAIDARENKDFIIVARTDARATEGLDAAIERGLQNKKTGADAVFVEAPRSIEEMKKIGKSINAPLVANMIEGGATPISSAQELHKIGFKIILYPLSVLFANTFATMNILQELKKTGTTSKYKNKVVNFDQFNELVELSKFRKMEKKYGFSKRE, encoded by the coding sequence ATGTTAAAAGATAACAAGCCTTTAGTCATTCCTGGAGTCTATGATGCAATTGGTGCAAAAATTGCTGAAAAAGTAGGATTTGATGTTATGTTTCAAACAGGATATGGGACATCTGCAACTCTTTTTGGAATGCCAGATTACGGATTCATTGGAGCAACAGAAACAGTTGACAACGCAAGAAGAATTTGCAGGGCAGTCAAAGTTCCAGTAATAGTAGATTCTGATACAGGTTACGGAAATGCACTTAGTGTTTGGAAGCTTGTAAAAGAATTAGAATCTGCAGGTGCCTCGGGGATTTTTCTAGAGGATCAAAGATGGCCAAAAAGATGTGGACATATGCAAGGAAAAGAAGTTGTCTCCCAAGAAGAATATACAGAAAAACTGAGTGCTGCAATTGATGCAAGAGAAAACAAAGATTTCATTATTGTTGCAAGAACAGATGCAAGAGCAACAGAAGGTCTTGATGCAGCAATAGAAAGAGGATTACAAAATAAAAAAACAGGAGCTGATGCTGTATTTGTGGAGGCACCAAGATCTATTGAAGAGATGAAGAAGATTGGAAAATCAATAAATGCACCATTAGTTGCAAATATGATTGAAGGAGGAGCAACCCCAATTAGTTCTGCTCAAGAATTACACAAAATAGGATTTAAGATAATTTTGTATCCATTATCAGTATTGTTTGCAAATACTTTTGCTACAATGAATATACTTCAAGAATTAAAAAAGACAGGTACGACTTCAAAATATAAAAACAAAGTAGTGAATTTTGATCAGTTCAATGAACTTGTAGAACTTTCTAAATTTAGAAAGATGGAAAAGAAGTATGGATTTTCAAAAAGAGAATAA
- a CDS encoding PadR family transcriptional regulator — protein MISEWFQRVGSSVPRGFSRYFILELLKKKEHTGKEIIDYAVEQSNGIWKPSPGLIYPLLGRLLDEGLIQETKDGKYQLTKRGAETAQDVDKVNDIVKKQLDVLFRLGNVGRFVAMDLLEKISSMGAILSSNVANMTNEETEKYRKFLQEELKKIDAKDVEKKGKKIKID, from the coding sequence ATGATTTCTGAATGGTTTCAGAGAGTAGGAAGTTCAGTTCCTAGAGGATTTTCAAGGTATTTCATACTAGAGTTACTTAAGAAAAAAGAACATACAGGAAAAGAAATCATAGATTATGCAGTAGAACAAAGTAATGGAATTTGGAAGCCATCACCTGGATTGATTTATCCATTGTTAGGCAGACTATTAGATGAAGGACTAATTCAAGAGACAAAAGATGGAAAATATCAATTAACAAAGAGAGGTGCTGAAACTGCACAAGATGTAGATAAAGTCAATGATATTGTAAAAAAGCAATTAGATGTTCTTTTTAGATTAGGAAACGTTGGAAGGTTTGTAGCAATGGATTTACTTGAAAAAATATCTTCAATGGGTGCCATTTTGAGTTCAAATGTTGCAAATATGACTAATGAAGAGACTGAGAAATATAGAAAATTTCTTCAAGAGGAGTTAAAGAAAATTGATGCAAAAGACGTTGAAAAAAAAGGTAAAAAAATCAAAATAGACTAA
- a CDS encoding succinate dehydrogenase/fumarate reductase flavoprotein subunit, which yields MVDSIEFDLIICGSGLAGLRAAIAAAKKGPNLKIGIVSKLQVMRSHSVSAEGGTAAVIQEDAGDTIESHVYDTVKGSDFLADQDVAERLCVEMPQEIHQLDHWGMPWSRKEDGRIDQRNFGGYSFPRATYASDKVGFFEMQTLYDTCQKFENIEYLNEWFATSIIHNGKKFMGLTAIELGSGTFYTIKGKALIIATGGAGRLYSFSTYALSSTPDGLDMGLRAGMALKDMEFVQFHPTGILPSGILITEGARGEGGYLLNNKGERFMKNYAAEKMELAPRDIVSRSIMTEIKEGRGFKHETGVDCMKLDLRHIGDEKIKEKLGGIREISIKFSGLDPAQELLDIRPVCHYMMGGLHTDIDGATEIQGVWAAGEAACNSVHGSNRLGANSTSECIVWGKITGELAAEYAMKNTTADQWPHHLVAAEEKRIYDGIFRGNGDANPYEIRQELTDTMNEKAYVYRNETDLVAGLKRIRELKAQTWKHVDDKAKEYNTNFSNVMELDSMFRVAEIVLIGAINRKESRGAHARTDYTKRDDANFLHHTLAYYDPNEPIMKTHPVTITKYQPVERKY from the coding sequence ATGGTCGATTCAATTGAGTTTGATTTGATAATTTGTGGTTCTGGCTTAGCTGGTCTTAGAGCAGCAATTGCAGCTGCAAAAAAAGGACCGAATCTGAAAATCGGTATTGTATCAAAATTACAAGTAATGCGTTCTCATTCTGTTTCAGCAGAAGGTGGAACTGCTGCAGTAATTCAAGAAGATGCAGGGGATACAATTGAATCTCATGTTTATGATACTGTAAAGGGCAGTGACTTTCTTGCAGACCAAGATGTTGCAGAAAGACTTTGTGTTGAGATGCCCCAAGAAATTCATCAGTTGGACCATTGGGGTATGCCATGGTCTAGAAAAGAAGATGGAAGAATTGATCAAAGAAACTTTGGTGGTTATAGTTTTCCTAGAGCAACTTATGCATCAGACAAAGTTGGTTTCTTTGAAATGCAAACCTTGTATGACACTTGTCAGAAATTTGAAAATATTGAATATCTTAACGAATGGTTTGCAACATCAATTATTCATAATGGAAAAAAATTCATGGGTCTTACTGCAATTGAATTAGGTTCGGGAACATTTTACACAATTAAAGGAAAAGCTCTCATTATTGCAACTGGTGGTGCTGGAAGACTGTATAGTTTTTCAACCTATGCATTATCTTCAACTCCTGATGGCTTGGATATGGGATTACGTGCTGGCATGGCACTAAAAGATATGGAGTTTGTACAATTCCATCCTACTGGTATTTTACCATCTGGAATTTTAATTACTGAAGGTGCAAGAGGAGAAGGCGGTTATCTTCTTAACAACAAAGGTGAACGATTCATGAAAAATTATGCAGCTGAGAAGATGGAATTAGCTCCACGTGATATTGTTTCAAGATCAATAATGACGGAAATCAAAGAGGGCCGTGGATTCAAGCATGAAACTGGTGTTGATTGTATGAAACTTGATTTGCGACATATTGGTGATGAAAAGATCAAAGAGAAATTAGGTGGAATTAGAGAAATCTCCATCAAGTTTTCAGGACTTGATCCTGCTCAAGAATTACTTGACATTAGACCTGTATGTCATTACATGATGGGTGGACTCCATACTGATATTGATGGTGCAACAGAAATCCAAGGTGTTTGGGCGGCAGGTGAGGCTGCATGTAATAGTGTTCATGGATCAAATAGACTAGGTGCAAACTCTACCTCAGAATGTATAGTTTGGGGTAAAATCACAGGTGAATTGGCAGCTGAATATGCAATGAAAAATACTACTGCAGATCAATGGCCTCATCACTTGGTTGCAGCAGAAGAGAAGCGAATCTATGATGGAATCTTTAGGGGAAATGGAGATGCAAATCCATATGAAATTAGACAAGAATTAACTGATACAATGAATGAGAAAGCATACGTTTACAGAAACGAAACTGATCTTGTTGCAGGTCTTAAGAGAATACGTGAGCTTAAAGCACAGACTTGGAAACATGTTGATGATAAAGCAAAAGAGTACAACACAAACTTTTCAAATGTGATGGAACTTGATTCTATGTTCAGAGTAGCTGAGATTGTATTAATTGGTGCAATTAATAGAAAAGAATCTCGTGGTGCACATGCAAGAACTGACTATACTAAAAGAGACGATGCAAACTTTTTGCACCACACACTTGCCTATTATGATCCAAATGAACCCATCATGAAAACACATCCAGTAACAATCACTAAGTATCAGCCTGTGGAGAGAAAATACTAG
- a CDS encoding succinate dehydrogenase: MTQDEHKEGIKGMANPSRYGIERVAYWLMRLSGLGLLAYFIGHIYETSNILRGRVGWNEFLELTQTTEGHILLAIVIAMCVFHTVNGIRVMLGHGGVGVGKPARPDYPYDPASQNYRHKIGIYSAIILAAIAMMYGLAVMFGE; this comes from the coding sequence ATGACTCAAGACGAACACAAAGAAGGCATCAAAGGAATGGCCAATCCAAGTCGTTATGGAATTGAAAGAGTAGCCTATTGGCTAATGAGATTAAGCGGATTAGGATTGTTAGCATATTTTATCGGTCACATTTATGAAACTAGTAATATTCTACGGGGACGAGTAGGGTGGAATGAATTTCTAGAATTAACTCAAACTACTGAAGGACACATCTTATTGGCAATTGTGATTGCAATGTGTGTATTTCATACTGTTAATGGAATTAGAGTGATGTTAGGACATGGTGGGGTTGGTGTTGGAAAACCCGCAAGACCTGATTATCCATATGATCCAGCATCACAAAACTATAGACATAAGATAGGAATCTATTCTGCAATAATTCTTGCTGCTATTGCTATGATGTACGGATTGGCCGTAATGTTTGGTGAGTAA
- a CDS encoding succinate dehydrogenase, which yields MRESTIMKIHYGTALAAVALVAVHILMRMTMGFADSLEYETVLANYKFIPYAIMLELILILLSVHGFNGLRVILLELKQGPAYEKAVSYGCLAAMFALIAYGSRTIIMTNMGMV from the coding sequence ATGAGAGAAAGTACAATAATGAAAATTCACTATGGAACTGCTTTGGCAGCAGTCGCCTTAGTGGCAGTCCACATATTGATGCGTATGACTATGGGCTTTGCTGACTCTTTAGAGTATGAAACAGTTCTTGCAAACTACAAATTCATTCCTTATGCAATAATGTTAGAATTAATACTAATCTTACTTTCTGTTCATGGATTTAATGGATTAAGAGTGATCTTATTGGAACTTAAACAAGGACCTGCGTATGAAAAAGCAGTTTCTTATGGCTGTCTTGCTGCAATGTTTGCCTTAATAGCATATGGTTCACGAACAATTATTATGACTAACATGGGGATGGTGTAG
- a CDS encoding succinate dehydrogenase/fumarate reductase iron-sulfur subunit translates to MAQVSSIADEQSSKSITLRIARFNPEKDTKKQFMEFTVPYEKWTTVLEAILDVKKHFDHSVAVRYSCRQATCGSCGMIINGKPRLACFTKISELDSNVITVEPMNNFPIIRDLAVKFERLFDTHHKIKPYLDRDDTELESDAKEFMQSPEELEQYIQFANCIKCGLCNSACPTMATDSSFVGPQALAQAYRYVADSRDKGKDSRLKIIDDSHGIWRCHFAGSCSQVCPKGVDPAMGIQLLRGYMLGFRS, encoded by the coding sequence ATGGCACAAGTTTCTAGTATTGCAGATGAACAATCATCAAAATCAATCACTCTTAGAATTGCAAGATTTAATCCTGAAAAAGACACTAAAAAACAATTCATGGAATTTACTGTTCCCTATGAAAAATGGACTACCGTACTTGAAGCAATTCTTGATGTAAAGAAACACTTTGACCATTCAGTTGCAGTTCGCTATTCATGTAGACAGGCAACATGTGGTTCGTGTGGAATGATAATTAATGGAAAACCAAGACTTGCTTGTTTTACAAAAATCAGTGAACTTGATTCAAATGTAATAACAGTTGAACCCATGAACAACTTTCCAATTATTCGTGATTTAGCTGTCAAATTTGAAAGACTGTTTGACACTCATCATAAAATCAAACCTTACTTGGATAGAGATGATACTGAATTAGAATCTGATGCAAAAGAATTCATGCAATCTCCTGAAGAATTAGAACAATACATCCAGTTTGCAAACTGTATCAAATGTGGTTTGTGTAATTCAGCATGTCCTACTATGGCTACTGACTCTTCATTTGTTGGTCCACAAGCACTTGCTCAGGCATATCGATATGTGGCAGATAGTAGAGATAAAGGAAAAGACTCTAGACTAAAAATTATTGATGACTCTCATGGAATTTGGAGATGTCATTTTGCTGGCTCTTGTAGTCAGGTATGTCCAAAAGGTGTTGACCCCGCAATGGGAATTCAGCTTCTTAGAGGATACATGCTTGGCTTTAGAAGTTAA
- a CDS encoding metal-sulfur cluster assembly factor: protein MSQDIKQLRVKLFDELSKIVDPEINTSIVELELIDEVDINDSNVKVDLHLTSPFCPAVFGFKICQDIHDNLLKVDGVEDVKVNVSNHFMAEQINNQVNNSPNPKKQD from the coding sequence ATGAGTCAAGACATCAAACAGCTTAGGGTAAAACTATTCGATGAGTTATCAAAGATTGTAGATCCAGAAATCAACACATCAATTGTTGAGCTGGAATTAATTGATGAGGTTGATATCAATGATAGTAATGTAAAAGTTGATTTGCATTTAACAAGTCCATTCTGTCCAGCAGTATTTGGTTTTAAAATTTGTCAAGACATACATGACAATCTTTTGAAAGTAGATGGCGTTGAGGATGTTAAAGTAAATGTCTCAAATCACTTTATGGCCGAACAGATTAACAATCAAGTAAATAATAGCCCAAATCCAAAAAAACAGGATTAA